The following are encoded in a window of Novosphingobium sp. ZN18A2 genomic DNA:
- a CDS encoding phosphotransferase, giving the protein MDMTGPKGAETFLADAGWAGAAIEPLPGDASFRRYFRIRHPRRGDAMLMHAPPPEENPVPFIRAAKWLDANGLRAPVIYAEQEGEGFVLLEDFGDVRMREFLDERPQEERAIYGHAIDTLVALHRLPPGPFNSYDLAEYRRETRLFTEWYCPARGLNVDAAGWDAAWQDVLVRLLARQRPGVTVLRDYHAENIMLAGGPDRQGLLDFQDALVGHPAYDLVSLLQDARRDVSPDLERAMLDHYVEKAQPGADFAGDYARLGAQRNAKIVGIFVRLWKRDGKPRYLDLIPRVWGLLERDLAHPALAPVARWFDANIPEDIRAAGGGSFKS; this is encoded by the coding sequence ATGGACATGACCGGGCCAAAGGGCGCTGAAACCTTCCTTGCCGATGCCGGATGGGCCGGTGCGGCGATAGAGCCGTTGCCGGGCGATGCATCGTTCCGGCGCTATTTCCGTATCCGGCATCCCCGGCGCGGCGACGCCATGCTGATGCACGCGCCGCCGCCCGAAGAAAACCCGGTTCCCTTTATCCGCGCGGCAAAATGGCTCGATGCCAACGGGCTGCGCGCGCCGGTGATCTATGCCGAGCAGGAGGGCGAGGGGTTTGTCCTGCTGGAAGATTTCGGTGACGTCAGGATGCGCGAGTTCCTTGACGAGCGACCGCAGGAAGAACGCGCGATTTACGGCCATGCGATCGACACGCTGGTTGCGCTGCATCGCCTGCCGCCGGGACCGTTCAATTCCTATGACCTGGCCGAATACCGGCGCGAAACACGGCTGTTCACCGAATGGTATTGTCCCGCGCGCGGGCTGAACGTGGACGCGGCGGGCTGGGATGCAGCGTGGCAGGACGTGCTGGTGCGGTTGCTTGCCCGGCAGCGGCCGGGCGTGACGGTGCTGCGCGATTACCATGCGGAGAACATCATGCTGGCGGGCGGGCCGGACCGGCAGGGATTGCTCGATTTTCAGGACGCACTGGTCGGCCATCCGGCCTATGACCTTGTTTCGCTGTTGCAGGACGCGCGCCGTGACGTATCGCCCGATCTCGAACGCGCGATGCTGGACCATTACGTGGAGAAGGCGCAGCCCGGCGCGGACTTCGCTGGCGATTATGCGCGGCTCGGCGCGCAGCGCAACGCCAAGATCGTCGGCATTTTCGTCCGCTTGTGGAAGCGCGATGGCAAGCCGCGCTATCTGGACCTTATTCCGCGCGTGTGGGGACTGCTCGAGCGCGATCTTGCGCATCCCGCTCTGGCGCCGGTCGCGCGCTGGTTCGACGCGAACATTCCCGAAGACATCCGTGCAGCGGGTGGAGGATCGTTCAAGTCATGA
- the ahcY gene encoding adenosylhomocysteinase — MATALDAKDYVVKDLSLADYGRAEIAIAETEMPGLMALREEFGPSQPLKGARITGSLHMTIQTAVLIETLVALGAEVRWATCNIFSTQDHAAAAIAAAGIPVFAIKGESLSDYWDYVGRIFDWSTPDEPNRTANMILDDGGDATMFALWGARVEAGEDLFEPSNAEEIEFVRALKAFLKAKPGYLTQSVAHIKGVSEETTTGVHRLYQIAKDGKLPFPAINVNDSVTKSKFDNLYGCKESLVDAIRRATDVMLAGKVACVAGFGDVGKGSAASLRQGGARVMVTEVDPICALQAAMEGYEVVTMEEAVTRCDIFVTATGNEDVITAEHMKAMKNMAIVCNIGHFDSEIQISALDNYKWTEVKPGTDLVEFPDGKQIMILAKGRLVNLGCATGHPSFVMSSSFTNQTLAQIELFTKNDQYENRVYVLPKHLDEKVAALHLEKLGVKLTKMSKKQADYIGVPQEGPFKPDHYRY; from the coding sequence GTGGCCACCGCGCTCGACGCCAAGGACTATGTCGTCAAGGACCTTTCGCTCGCCGATTACGGCCGTGCGGAGATTGCCATTGCCGAAACCGAAATGCCGGGCCTGATGGCCCTGCGTGAGGAATTCGGCCCGTCGCAGCCGCTGAAAGGTGCGCGGATCACCGGCTCACTGCACATGACGATCCAGACCGCCGTGCTTATCGAAACCCTCGTCGCGCTGGGTGCCGAAGTGCGCTGGGCCACGTGCAACATCTTCTCGACGCAGGACCACGCCGCCGCCGCCATCGCCGCCGCCGGCATTCCGGTTTTTGCGATCAAGGGTGAAAGCCTTTCGGACTATTGGGACTATGTGGGCCGTATCTTCGACTGGTCCACGCCTGACGAGCCGAACCGCACCGCGAACATGATCCTCGACGACGGCGGCGACGCCACGATGTTCGCGCTGTGGGGCGCGCGCGTGGAGGCAGGCGAAGACCTGTTCGAGCCGTCGAATGCCGAGGAAATCGAGTTCGTTCGCGCGCTGAAGGCGTTCCTCAAGGCGAAGCCGGGATACCTCACGCAGTCGGTTGCTCACATCAAGGGCGTTTCGGAAGAGACGACAACCGGCGTTCACCGTCTTTATCAGATCGCCAAGGACGGAAAGCTGCCTTTCCCCGCGATCAACGTGAACGACAGCGTTACCAAGTCGAAGTTCGACAACCTCTATGGCTGCAAGGAATCGCTGGTCGACGCGATCCGCCGCGCGACCGACGTGATGCTGGCCGGCAAGGTTGCCTGCGTCGCCGGCTTCGGTGATGTCGGCAAGGGCTCGGCCGCGTCGCTGCGTCAGGGCGGCGCGCGCGTGATGGTTACCGAAGTCGATCCGATCTGCGCGCTTCAGGCCGCGATGGAAGGCTATGAAGTGGTGACGATGGAAGAAGCGGTGACCCGCTGCGATATCTTCGTCACCGCCACGGGCAACGAAGACGTGATCACCGCCGAACACATGAAGGCGATGAAGAACATGGCCATCGTGTGCAACATCGGCCATTTCGACAGCGAAATCCAGATTTCGGCGCTCGACAACTACAAGTGGACCGAAGTGAAGCCGGGCACCGACCTTGTCGAATTTCCCGATGGCAAGCAGATCATGATCCTGGCCAAGGGCCGCCTGGTGAACCTGGGCTGCGCCACCGGACACCCGAGCTTCGTGATGAGCAGCAGTTTCACGAACCAGACGCTGGCGCAGATCGAACTGTTCACCAAGAACGACCAGTACGAAAACCGCGTTTACGTGCTGCCCAAGCACCTCGATGAAAAGGTGGCCGCGCTCCACCTTGAAAAGCTGGGCGTGAAGCTGACCAAGATGAGCAAGAAGCAGGCCGACTATATCGGTGTGCCGCAGGAAGGCCCGTTCAAGCCGGATCACTACCGGTATTGA
- a CDS encoding nucleotidyltransferase family protein, with translation MSDTKAAQPLASDVAMVLAAGLGKRMRPLTATRPKPLVRVAGQTLIDRCLDKLEEAGVARAVVNVHYLPDAMRAHLAKRNAPQIAISDETEKLLETGGGVVRALPLIDADPFFCLNSDNVWLDGPQDVFAQLSTIWNPEHMDALLLMVPHPRAFNYRGLGDFHMDAEGRITRRLPRKVAPFIYGGIQLVSQRLFRDAPEGAFGNMLMWERAIAEGRLYGTAFTGQWYEVGAPEMIAPTEAALTQHD, from the coding sequence ATGAGTGACACGAAGGCTGCACAACCGCTTGCCAGCGATGTGGCAATGGTGCTGGCGGCGGGCCTTGGCAAGCGTATGCGTCCGCTTACCGCGACACGCCCCAAACCGCTGGTGCGCGTGGCCGGACAAACGCTGATCGACCGCTGCCTGGACAAGCTGGAGGAAGCGGGCGTTGCGCGCGCGGTGGTAAACGTCCATTACCTGCCCGATGCGATGCGCGCGCACCTTGCCAAACGCAATGCCCCGCAAATCGCGATTTCGGACGAGACCGAAAAGCTGCTTGAAACCGGGGGCGGCGTGGTCAGGGCATTGCCGCTGATCGATGCCGATCCGTTCTTCTGCCTTAATTCGGACAATGTCTGGCTGGACGGTCCGCAGGACGTCTTTGCGCAGCTCAGCACCATCTGGAATCCGGAGCATATGGATGCCTTGCTGCTGATGGTGCCGCACCCGCGCGCGTTCAACTATCGCGGGCTTGGCGATTTTCACATGGATGCGGAAGGGCGCATAACGCGCCGCCTGCCGCGCAAGGTGGCGCCGTTCATCTATGGCGGTATCCAGCTTGTTTCGCAGCGCCTGTTCCGCGACGCGCCCGAAGGGGCGTTCGGCAACATGCTGATGTGGGAGCGGGCGATTGCAGAAGGCCGGCTTTATGGCACGGCCTTTACCGGCCAGTGGTATGAAGTCGGCGCGCCTGAGATGATCGCGCCCACCGAAGCCGCGCTGACCCAGCACGATTGA
- a CDS encoding PAS-domain containing protein gives MIPDRFALVLIALLVAAWTIAAVWAILAARRRVRRAEASQRMARRLGRMVDESPALPLLVRADGRIEGPPRLAGWFGLDRMPGYLTELDAGTRGLDEVQLSRLTDAVRLAQKTGAPFRLALRPRGGETALAVKGHLADPEVSPGGAALCWVFDFSDSEAELRKLRSEAARARSDFAGLAGLIEAAPMAMWFRGPDAKLQIVNSAYCEAVGVEGGDTVVADQVELVEPVDGLSAAKVAAQSFARGQPVERIVTVTVHGERRSMRVVDQPLGEQGIAGYAVDIEELEEETRQFRRFREAHRDMLDTLSAGIAQFDDKRNLVFANQPFLRVFSIAPAWIADAPPFDRVLDRMRDGGRLPEVRDFPEWRRERQGWFLATEPKEEAWHLKDGTHLRVVGQPMPDGGLLMIFEDRTEQLQLSSARDTLLRTRTATFDNLFESLAVFAPDGKLQIWNRRFAADWGLEDSFLDTHPRADILLTRISKTLVRPAQVGAIGQVIRAATLERKSRRGRVALSDGRFLELAGVPLPDGNGLLTVLDITDSQKAEAALRERNEALLEADAVKTRFIANMSYEFRTPLTSIGGFAELLQSGMAGDLSDQAKEYVAAILSSVERLGGQIENVLDLSQSEAGTLPLAQDPVDLFRLLTEVVREREGRLADAGITLDLRGDKSVGSVTGDARKLKRAFGQLIDNSIDATMKGGRILVEASRRKAGVRVVVSDNGKGMEPAVLVRALEGLKVSADGRTVERRQGLGLPLVRQFVEAHGGKLELLSEPGEGTSAIVTLP, from the coding sequence ATGATCCCGGATCGTTTCGCGCTTGTCCTGATCGCCCTGCTCGTCGCTGCATGGACGATTGCGGCGGTCTGGGCGATTCTGGCGGCGCGGCGCCGGGTGCGCCGGGCAGAGGCAAGCCAGCGAATGGCGCGTCGGCTGGGGCGGATGGTGGACGAATCGCCCGCTCTTCCGCTGCTGGTGCGTGCCGACGGGCGGATTGAGGGGCCGCCGCGTCTGGCCGGGTGGTTCGGGCTTGACCGGATGCCCGGCTATCTTACCGAACTCGATGCCGGAACGCGCGGGCTTGACGAAGTCCAGCTTTCCCGCCTGACAGACGCCGTGCGGCTGGCGCAGAAGACGGGCGCGCCCTTCCGCCTTGCGCTGCGTCCGCGCGGCGGGGAGACGGCGCTGGCGGTAAAAGGGCACCTGGCAGATCCCGAGGTTTCGCCCGGCGGCGCGGCGCTTTGCTGGGTGTTCGATTTTTCCGACAGCGAGGCGGAACTGCGCAAGCTGCGGTCCGAAGCAGCGCGCGCCCGATCGGATTTCGCTGGTCTCGCGGGCCTGATCGAAGCCGCGCCGATGGCCATGTGGTTCCGCGGCCCCGATGCGAAATTGCAGATCGTGAATTCTGCCTATTGCGAAGCCGTGGGCGTGGAGGGCGGCGACACGGTGGTGGCCGACCAGGTGGAACTCGTCGAACCGGTGGATGGCCTGTCTGCCGCGAAAGTGGCCGCGCAATCATTCGCGCGCGGGCAGCCGGTGGAGCGGATCGTTACCGTTACCGTGCATGGAGAGCGTCGCTCAATGCGCGTGGTCGACCAGCCGCTGGGCGAACAGGGCATCGCCGGCTACGCGGTGGATATAGAGGAACTGGAAGAGGAAACACGCCAGTTCCGCCGTTTCCGCGAGGCGCATCGCGATATGCTCGATACGCTGTCTGCGGGCATCGCGCAGTTCGATGACAAGCGGAACCTTGTTTTCGCCAACCAGCCGTTCCTTCGCGTGTTCTCCATCGCGCCCGCGTGGATCGCAGATGCGCCGCCGTTCGACCGGGTGCTTGACCGGATGCGCGATGGCGGGCGGCTTCCCGAAGTTCGCGACTTTCCCGAGTGGCGGCGCGAACGGCAGGGCTGGTTCCTGGCGACAGAGCCGAAGGAAGAAGCCTGGCACCTGAAAGACGGCACGCATTTGCGCGTCGTCGGTCAACCGATGCCGGACGGCGGCTTGCTGATGATTTTCGAGGACCGGACCGAGCAACTCCAGCTCTCTTCGGCGCGCGATACGCTGCTGCGCACGCGCACCGCCACGTTCGACAACCTGTTCGAATCGCTCGCGGTGTTCGCGCCCGACGGAAAGCTGCAGATCTGGAACCGGCGGTTCGCCGCGGACTGGGGGCTGGAGGACAGTTTCCTCGACACGCATCCGCGCGCGGACATCCTGTTGACGCGTATTTCGAAAACGCTTGTCCGTCCCGCGCAAGTGGGGGCGATCGGCCAGGTGATCCGCGCGGCGACACTGGAACGCAAGAGCAGGCGCGGGCGCGTTGCGCTTTCCGACGGGCGGTTCCTCGAACTGGCGGGCGTGCCGCTTCCCGACGGCAACGGGTTGCTGACCGTGCTGGACATCACCGATTCGCAAAAAGCCGAAGCCGCGCTGCGCGAACGCAACGAGGCGTTGCTGGAAGCCGACGCGGTGAAAACGCGCTTCATCGCCAACATGAGCTATGAATTCCGCACGCCGCTAACCTCCATCGGCGGCTTTGCGGAACTGCTGCAAAGCGGCATGGCGGGCGACCTGAGCGATCAGGCAAAGGAATATGTCGCCGCCATCCTGTCATCGGTAGAACGCCTGGGCGGCCAGATCGAAAACGTGCTCGACCTGTCGCAGAGCGAAGCGGGTACGCTGCCGCTGGCGCAGGACCCGGTCGATCTTTTCCGGTTGTTGACCGAGGTGGTGCGGGAACGGGAAGGACGTTTGGCCGACGCCGGCATCACGCTCGATCTGCGCGGAGACAAGTCGGTCGGCAGCGTCACCGGCGATGCGCGAAAGCTGAAACGTGCATTCGGGCAACTGATCGACAACTCTATCGACGCCACCATGAAGGGCGGCCGGATCCTTGTCGAAGCGTCGCGCCGGAAGGCCGGGGTGCGCGTGGTGGTATCCGATAACGGCAAGGGCATGGAACCGGCCGTGCTGGTCCGCGCGCTCGAAGGGCTGAAGGTCAGCGCGGACGGGCGCACGGTGGAACGCAGGCAAGGGCTGGGCCTGCCGCTTGTCCGCCAGTTCGTCGAAGCGCACGGCGGAAAGCTGGAACTGCTGTCCGAACCGGGTGAGGGCACCAGTGCGATCGTGACACTGCCGTGA
- the addB gene encoding double-strand break repair protein AddB encodes MDVSRQRPSVYSIAAHRGFADALVAGLIPRYREDRFGLARLTLLLPSRRTARTVTEAFVRASDGGLLLPRMAVVGDLDIDETLGPLLDPIGAGAGIPPACDPAFRLLRVAQFLKEEMGDEAPGESALLRQARSIVRSMDRLSVEDVPPSRLLDLDLGDLAEHWMDSLRTFARVQARWAIELDVRGEVDPPERRNRLLDHAAKAWREAPPPHPVVAAGVTSASPAVARLLRSIADLESGAVILPDLDLSMPDEVWDSLGNAGAPAGEGEPPFARGDAVTHPQYHLKLLLNRMGLARGEVQPWHRSGVSPARPERSRAISNLFLPPEASAVWAELSAEDRRLSGVRLMKCAHPEEEAQSIAILAREALVVPEKRVAVVTPDRNLAARVVALLSRWNIVADDSAGRPLPQTPAGRLLLHLSEVLAEHAAPVPLLALLGHPLVRADGRRAAWLDHVRQLDLALRGPRPGPGLAGVRDHLRGTGIARRFPQLAQWWDEPATALSPLFQRTDDVTLGEWLALLAEVAEDLCGEALWSRPDGRALAQFIEQWSLAAANARLAVRPAELPALLRDALDEVAVRPPWGGHPRLAIYGLLEARMSRADLVICGGMAEGVWPGVPSVDPLLAPAVLRALGIPGADFRIGLAAHDLAAALGAPEVVLSHAARDAEGPAIPSRFLLRIRAMLGDRASKAHEETRAVALAGAIDDAPQSAPYPQPMPMPSAEQRRVDIAVTALDRLRGDPYQFYAASILRLKTLDPLDSDPTPAWRGMAVHEILQLWHEAGTPPGELIPLAERKLAEMSTHPFMAALWRPRLVNALAWVEEHTDALLGQGRKPALWEQWGDIRVDGIKVFGRADRIDRLEDGSLAIVDYKTGMPPSARMVREGFSLQLGLIGLIAREGGFRDLSGDPVAFEYWSMARNKARGFGYVASPVKTANNRAELMPEDFVPITGEYLREAIARWILGEEPFTARLNPDLPGYTDYDQLMRLDEWQGRSRRNDGEEGASGDAA; translated from the coding sequence ATTGACGTGTCGAGGCAGCGGCCAAGCGTCTATTCGATCGCCGCGCATCGCGGTTTTGCCGATGCCCTGGTGGCGGGCCTGATCCCGCGATACCGGGAAGACCGCTTCGGCCTTGCGCGGCTGACCCTTCTGCTCCCCAGCCGCCGCACCGCGCGCACCGTTACGGAAGCGTTCGTCAGGGCATCGGACGGGGGCTTGCTGCTGCCCCGCATGGCGGTGGTAGGCGATCTGGATATAGACGAGACGCTGGGGCCGTTGCTCGATCCCATCGGCGCGGGGGCGGGCATTCCCCCGGCGTGCGATCCCGCATTCCGGCTTTTGCGGGTGGCGCAGTTCCTGAAAGAGGAAATGGGCGACGAGGCGCCCGGCGAGTCGGCCTTGCTGCGCCAGGCGCGCAGCATCGTGCGCAGCATGGACCGGCTATCGGTTGAAGACGTGCCGCCATCGCGCCTGCTCGATCTGGATCTGGGCGATCTGGCCGAACACTGGATGGATTCGCTGCGCACCTTTGCCCGCGTTCAGGCGCGCTGGGCCATAGAGCTTGATGTGCGCGGCGAGGTCGATCCGCCGGAGCGGCGCAACCGTCTGCTGGATCACGCGGCGAAGGCATGGCGCGAAGCGCCGCCGCCGCACCCGGTGGTCGCGGCGGGCGTAACGTCCGCGTCCCCCGCCGTTGCGCGATTGCTGCGCAGCATCGCCGACCTTGAAAGTGGCGCGGTGATCCTTCCCGACCTTGACCTGTCGATGCCGGACGAGGTGTGGGACTCGCTTGGCAACGCGGGCGCTCCCGCCGGGGAGGGGGAACCGCCCTTTGCGCGCGGCGATGCGGTTACCCATCCGCAATATCACCTGAAGCTGCTGCTCAATCGCATGGGGCTGGCGCGCGGAGAGGTTCAGCCGTGGCACCGCTCGGGCGTCAGTCCGGCACGGCCCGAACGCAGCCGCGCGATATCGAACCTGTTCCTGCCGCCGGAAGCGAGCGCCGTCTGGGCCGAACTGTCGGCGGAGGACCGACGGCTTTCGGGTGTGCGGCTGATGAAATGCGCCCATCCCGAAGAGGAAGCGCAATCCATCGCCATACTCGCGCGCGAGGCGCTGGTCGTGCCGGAAAAGCGCGTTGCGGTGGTCACGCCCGATCGCAACCTTGCCGCGCGGGTTGTTGCGCTGCTTTCCCGCTGGAACATCGTTGCAGACGATTCCGCCGGACGGCCCTTGCCGCAGACGCCTGCCGGGCGGCTGTTGCTGCATTTGTCCGAAGTGCTGGCGGAACACGCGGCGCCCGTTCCGCTGCTGGCGCTGCTCGGTCATCCGCTGGTGCGCGCGGACGGACGGCGCGCCGCCTGGCTTGACCATGTGCGCCAGCTTGACCTTGCGCTGCGCGGTCCCCGTCCGGGGCCGGGCCTTGCCGGTGTGCGCGATCATCTGCGCGGGACGGGCATTGCGCGGCGCTTCCCGCAGCTTGCGCAGTGGTGGGACGAACCCGCCACCGCGCTTTCGCCGCTGTTCCAGCGCACCGATGATGTAACGCTGGGCGAGTGGCTGGCCCTGCTTGCCGAAGTGGCCGAGGACTTGTGCGGAGAGGCGCTGTGGTCGCGCCCAGATGGCCGCGCGCTGGCGCAGTTCATCGAACAATGGAGCCTTGCCGCCGCGAACGCCCGCCTTGCGGTGCGTCCGGCGGAGTTGCCGGCCCTGTTGCGCGATGCGCTGGATGAAGTGGCGGTGCGTCCCCCGTGGGGCGGGCATCCGCGTCTTGCGATATACGGTTTGCTGGAAGCGCGCATGAGCCGCGCGGACCTGGTGATCTGCGGCGGGATGGCCGAGGGCGTCTGGCCGGGCGTTCCATCGGTCGATCCCCTGCTTGCCCCGGCGGTGCTGCGCGCCCTTGGCATTCCCGGCGCGGATTTCCGTATCGGCCTTGCCGCGCATGACCTTGCCGCCGCACTGGGCGCGCCCGAAGTGGTCTTGAGCCATGCGGCACGCGATGCCGAAGGTCCGGCGATCCCGTCTCGCTTCCTGCTGCGCATCCGGGCGATGCTGGGCGATCGTGCAAGCAAGGCCCATGAAGAAACGCGCGCCGTGGCGCTGGCAGGCGCCATCGACGATGCGCCGCAGTCCGCCCCCTATCCGCAACCCATGCCCATGCCGTCTGCAGAGCAGCGGCGCGTCGATATCGCGGTAACCGCGCTCGACAGGCTGCGGGGCGATCCATACCAGTTCTATGCCGCGTCGATCCTGAGGCTGAAGACGCTCGACCCGCTCGATTCCGATCCCACGCCCGCATGGCGGGGCATGGCCGTCCACGAGATACTGCAACTCTGGCACGAAGCGGGGACGCCGCCCGGCGAACTGATTCCGCTGGCGGAGCGCAAACTTGCGGAGATGAGCACGCATCCTTTCATGGCCGCGCTATGGCGGCCGCGCCTTGTGAACGCGCTGGCCTGGGTGGAAGAGCATACCGACGCGCTGCTGGGGCAGGGGCGCAAGCCCGCGCTGTGGGAGCAGTGGGGCGATATCCGGGTTGACGGCATCAAGGTATTCGGCCGCGCCGACAGGATCGACCGGCTTGAAGACGGATCGCTGGCGATCGTCGATTACAAGACGGGTATGCCCCCATCCGCCAGGATGGTGCGCGAAGGGTTTTCGCTGCAACTCGGCCTGATCGGCCTGATCGCGCGCGAAGGCGGATTCCGCGATCTTTCGGGCGATCCGGTCGCTTTCGAATACTGGTCCATGGCGCGCAACAAGGCCAGGGGGTTCGGCTATGTCGCCAGCCCGGTGAAAACGGCGAACAACCGCGCCGAACTGATGCCCGAAGACTTCGTTCCGATAACCGGCGAGTACCTGCGCGAAGCAATCGCGCGATGGATACTGGGCGAGGAGCCGTTCACCGCGCGGCTCAACCCGGACCTGCCCGGTTACACCGATTACGACCAGTTGATGCGGCTTGACGAATGGCAGGGCCGCAGCCGCCGGAACGACGGCGAAGAAGGCGCTTCGGGAGACGCGGCGTGA
- the tsaE gene encoding tRNA (adenosine(37)-N6)-threonylcarbamoyltransferase complex ATPase subunit type 1 TsaE has product MKIALPDMEATAALGARIADALRPGDVVALSGGLGAGKTTLARAIIAALGHEGEVPSPSFAIIELYEPPSVGLPLVHADFYRLEDPSEVEELGLDDYRHGAAMIAEWPDHAGGFTHEPACLSIALENVDGARFAIVERGADWLERPIWT; this is encoded by the coding sequence GTGAAGATCGCGCTTCCCGACATGGAAGCGACGGCAGCGCTGGGCGCACGCATCGCCGATGCGCTGCGCCCCGGCGACGTGGTGGCGTTGAGCGGCGGACTGGGGGCGGGCAAGACAACGCTCGCCCGCGCGATCATCGCCGCTCTCGGCCATGAAGGCGAAGTTCCCTCACCCAGCTTTGCGATCATTGAGCTTTACGAGCCGCCATCCGTCGGGCTGCCGCTGGTCCATGCCGATTTCTACCGGCTTGAAGACCCGTCGGAAGTGGAAGAACTGGGGCTTGACGATTATCGCCACGGCGCGGCGATGATCGCCGAATGGCCCGATCACGCGGGCGGTTTCACGCATGAGCCGGCCTGCCTTTCGATTGCGCTGGAAAACGTGGATGGCGCGCGCTTTGCGATTGTCGAGCGCGGCGCCGATTGGCTAGAGCGGCCGATATGGACATGA